A window of Aeromicrobium sp. Root236 contains these coding sequences:
- a CDS encoding STAS domain-containing protein — protein sequence MELSTTSRTEGDFEIIEVGGEIDVYTAPKLREAIVAAVDAGHTRLIIDVQKVDFLDSTGLGVLVGALKRVRADGGSLDIVCTQERILKIFEITGLDKVFGLHTSIDEARTTQAL from the coding sequence ATGGAGCTGTCGACGACGTCACGCACCGAGGGCGATTTCGAGATCATCGAGGTCGGCGGCGAGATCGATGTCTACACCGCCCCCAAGCTCCGCGAGGCGATCGTGGCCGCCGTCGATGCGGGCCACACGCGCCTCATCATCGACGTCCAGAAGGTCGACTTCCTCGACTCCACGGGCCTCGGCGTCCTCGTCGGTGCGCTCAAGCGCGTACGGGCCGATGGCGGTTCGCTCGACATCGTGTGCACCCAGGAGCGCATCCTCAAGATCTTCGAGATCACGGGCCTGGACAAGGTCTTCGGCCTGCACACCTCGATCGACGAGGCGCGTACGACCCAAGCACTGTGA
- a CDS encoding helix-turn-helix transcriptional regulator, with the protein MNDAGTPRPNIRRITETAVLSAMAHPFRARLIDALKVDGPSTASALSQRTGQAVGSVSHHLKVLAEVKVVEEVPELARDRRERWWRLVDAGWKWTSSDFADDPVAATAAAAAESAHFNRQVARTHEWLDTHEDTGEWADAAFATQNWLHLTPDELHAMSVEIVELIQRWQDRPLDDGAERQPVFVYSRGFPSQP; encoded by the coding sequence ATGAACGACGCAGGCACCCCGAGGCCCAACATCCGGCGGATCACCGAGACCGCTGTCCTCAGCGCGATGGCGCATCCGTTCCGCGCCCGCCTGATCGATGCCCTCAAGGTCGACGGCCCGTCCACCGCGTCAGCCCTCTCCCAGCGGACCGGCCAGGCAGTCGGAAGCGTCAGCCACCACCTCAAGGTGCTGGCCGAGGTCAAGGTCGTCGAAGAGGTGCCCGAGCTCGCCCGCGACCGCCGTGAGCGCTGGTGGCGCCTCGTCGACGCCGGCTGGAAGTGGACGTCGTCGGACTTCGCCGACGACCCGGTCGCGGCCACTGCCGCCGCTGCCGCCGAGTCGGCCCACTTCAACCGGCAGGTCGCCCGTACGCACGAGTGGCTCGACACTCACGAGGACACCGGCGAATGGGCCGATGCCGCGTTCGCGACCCAGAACTGGCTGCACCTGACGCCCGACGAGCTGCACGCCATGAGCGTCGAGATCGTCGAGCTGATCCAGCGGTGGCAGGACCGACCGCTCGACGACGGCGCCGAGCGACAACCGGTGTTCGTCTACAGCCGGGGATTCCCGAGCCAGCCATGA
- a CDS encoding DEAD/DEAH box helicase: MDPADLVLRYGERVTHVERVPEREAVVEPWPEWVDPAVRAMYEAEGITALWGHQAEALHHVHEGRHVVIATGTASGKSLAFQAPGLTGLAEGRSGSALRGNRLPTVLYLAPTKALAADQLRRLSGAREFARPATVDGDNSREERVWARDHANYLLTNPDTLHHSILPAHARWARVLGGLSHVVVDECHHYRGVFGAHVAHVLRRLRRVCAYYGAEPTFVLSSATVAEPEVFAGRLTGLEVVPVTDDASPHAARTIALWEPPLLPGRDPISGDATEGVVRRAATTEAGELLTDLVIGKVRTLAFVRSRRGAESVAATAQRRLAEVDPELAARVATYRGGYLPEERRELEQRLRSGDLLGLASTNALELGIDVAGLDAVISVGFPGTRAALQQQFGRAGRSGRDSIGILVARDDPLDTFLVHHPEALLGAPVEASVFDPDNPYVLGPHLAAAAQELPLTEDDFELFGPRTAEGVQALEAAGWLRKRPAGWFWTKRERASDLADIRSSGGAPVQIVDAVTGRLIGTVDAGSADSAVHEGAVYVHQGDVHIVDDYDVEHGVAVVHRDDPDYSTMARSVTEITVTETERTTPWGKAAMSFGSVDVVNQVVSYMKRSTTGGGILGEELLDLPARTLQTKAVWWTLEPDAVAATFESGDVPGAAHAAEHAAIGLLPLLATCDRWDIGGVSTALHADTGTMTVFVYDGYPGGAGFAERGYELAARWLRVTRDAIVACECAGGCPSCVYSPKCGNGNEPLDKAGAVRLLEALLTDAPAS; this comes from the coding sequence GTGGACCCCGCTGACCTCGTGCTGCGCTACGGCGAGCGGGTGACCCACGTCGAGCGCGTGCCCGAGCGCGAGGCGGTCGTCGAGCCGTGGCCGGAGTGGGTCGACCCCGCCGTACGCGCGATGTACGAGGCCGAGGGCATCACCGCGTTGTGGGGGCACCAGGCCGAGGCGCTGCACCACGTGCACGAGGGGCGCCACGTCGTCATCGCCACCGGCACCGCGTCGGGCAAGTCCCTTGCCTTCCAGGCTCCGGGCCTGACCGGGCTCGCGGAGGGCCGCAGCGGCAGCGCCCTGCGGGGCAACCGGTTGCCGACCGTGCTCTACCTGGCGCCGACCAAGGCGCTCGCCGCCGACCAGCTGCGGCGGCTGTCGGGTGCGCGCGAGTTCGCGCGGCCGGCCACCGTCGACGGGGACAACTCGCGCGAGGAGCGGGTCTGGGCCCGCGACCACGCCAACTACCTGCTGACCAACCCCGACACGTTGCACCACTCGATCCTCCCCGCGCACGCCCGCTGGGCACGGGTGCTCGGCGGGCTGAGCCACGTCGTCGTCGACGAGTGCCACCACTACCGCGGCGTGTTCGGCGCCCACGTGGCTCACGTCCTGCGACGCCTGCGCCGGGTCTGTGCCTACTACGGCGCCGAGCCCACGTTCGTCCTGTCGTCGGCCACCGTCGCCGAGCCCGAGGTGTTCGCCGGCCGGCTCACGGGGCTCGAGGTCGTACCGGTCACGGATGACGCCTCGCCGCACGCCGCTCGTACGATCGCCCTCTGGGAGCCGCCGCTCCTGCCCGGCCGCGACCCGATCAGCGGCGACGCCACCGAGGGCGTCGTACGCCGGGCGGCCACGACCGAAGCCGGGGAGCTGCTCACCGACCTGGTGATCGGCAAGGTCCGCACCCTGGCCTTCGTACGTTCGCGGCGCGGCGCCGAGTCCGTCGCCGCCACCGCGCAACGCCGGCTCGCCGAGGTCGACCCCGAGCTGGCCGCGCGAGTGGCGACGTACCGAGGTGGCTACCTGCCCGAGGAGCGCCGCGAGCTCGAGCAACGACTGCGCAGCGGCGACCTGCTGGGGCTCGCCAGCACCAACGCCCTCGAGCTCGGCATCGACGTCGCGGGGCTCGACGCCGTCATCAGCGTCGGCTTCCCCGGCACCCGCGCGGCTCTCCAGCAGCAGTTCGGGCGCGCCGGCCGGTCGGGTCGCGACTCGATCGGCATCCTCGTCGCCAGGGACGATCCGCTCGACACGTTCCTCGTCCACCACCCGGAGGCGCTGCTCGGCGCACCGGTCGAGGCGTCGGTGTTCGACCCCGACAACCCGTACGTCCTGGGCCCGCACCTGGCCGCGGCCGCGCAGGAGCTCCCGTTGACCGAGGACGACTTCGAGCTGTTCGGCCCGCGTACGGCCGAGGGCGTGCAGGCGCTCGAGGCGGCGGGCTGGCTGCGCAAGCGCCCGGCCGGCTGGTTCTGGACCAAGCGCGAACGCGCCAGCGACCTCGCGGACATCCGGTCGAGCGGCGGCGCTCCGGTGCAGATCGTCGACGCCGTGACGGGCCGCCTGATCGGCACGGTCGACGCCGGCTCCGCCGACTCAGCCGTCCACGAGGGTGCGGTCTACGTCCACCAGGGCGACGTGCACATCGTCGACGACTACGACGTCGAGCACGGCGTCGCGGTCGTGCATCGCGACGACCCGGACTACTCGACGATGGCGCGATCGGTCACCGAGATCACCGTGACCGAGACCGAGCGCACGACGCCCTGGGGCAAGGCGGCGATGTCGTTCGGCTCCGTCGACGTCGTCAACCAGGTCGTGTCCTACATGAAGCGCAGCACCACCGGCGGCGGCATCCTCGGCGAGGAGCTGCTCGACCTGCCCGCTCGTACGCTCCAGACCAAGGCCGTGTGGTGGACGCTCGAGCCGGATGCCGTCGCGGCGACGTTCGAGAGCGGCGACGTGCCCGGCGCCGCGCATGCCGCCGAGCACGCGGCGATCGGTCTGCTGCCACTGCTCGCGACGTGCGACCGCTGGGACATCGGCGGCGTCTCGACGGCACTGCACGCCGACACCGGGACCATGACCGTGTTCGTCTACGACGGCTATCCCGGCGGAGCGGGCTTCGCGGAGCGCGGCTACGAGCTCGCGGCGCGGTGGTTGCGGGTCACCCGCGACGCGATCGTGGCGTGCGAGTGCGCGGGCGGCTGCCCGTCCTGCGTCTACTCTCCCAAGTGCGGCAACGGCAACGAACCGCTCGACAAGGCCGGCGCCGTACGCCTGCTCGAGGCACTGCTGACCGACGCGCCGGCCTCCTGA
- a CDS encoding class I SAM-dependent methyltransferase has translation MIEGAYVQDLRTALARADFTVDAVFALLGEDAHRALGRNQTVPARRATAGGGDLATLVRLFALQVAVDRSRADAALPGLVEPLVAAGMLEASGGEVRALVDVRPYGDEDHDWWIVCDPTPGLDVRQAPMSPEYVLGISEASSSLAQLTIRESVGRALDLGTGCGVQALHLAQHSREVVATDVNPRALAMARLTAELNQLDIDVRDGSLFDPVAGETFDLIATNPPFVISPPGSEVLVYRDSGMPGDSVVRHLVENAAAHLNEGGWCQILANWAHRTDTAWQDGLEEWFAGQPLDAWVVQRELVDPSEYVEMWLADAGLASAPDYVRRYDAWLDWFAEVGIEAVGFGWLSMRKTSATPVHRLEEWTGEVAPPVGPAVAAWGRRTDTLRGLDDEALLDHAYRHAPDLVEETRGPAGAEHPESIVLRLQQGVRRARQVDTVEAGLVSASEGDLSAGQILDALASLLDRDAADLRRTYAGSVRELVADGFLE, from the coding sequence ATGATCGAAGGTGCCTACGTCCAGGATCTCCGCACGGCGTTGGCGAGGGCCGACTTCACCGTCGACGCGGTGTTCGCGCTGCTCGGCGAGGATGCCCATCGCGCGCTCGGACGCAACCAGACGGTGCCGGCCCGGCGAGCCACGGCGGGCGGGGGCGACCTCGCCACGCTCGTACGGCTCTTCGCCCTGCAGGTCGCCGTCGACCGGAGCCGCGCGGACGCCGCACTGCCGGGGCTCGTCGAGCCGCTCGTGGCCGCCGGGATGCTCGAGGCCTCAGGCGGCGAGGTGCGAGCGCTGGTCGACGTACGACCGTACGGCGACGAGGACCACGACTGGTGGATCGTGTGCGACCCGACGCCCGGCCTCGACGTGCGGCAGGCGCCCATGAGCCCCGAGTACGTCCTCGGCATCAGCGAGGCGTCGTCGTCGTTGGCGCAGCTGACGATCCGTGAGTCCGTCGGCCGGGCGCTCGACCTCGGCACCGGCTGTGGCGTGCAGGCGCTCCACCTCGCCCAGCACTCCCGCGAGGTCGTGGCCACGGACGTCAACCCGCGGGCGCTGGCGATGGCCCGGCTCACTGCTGAGCTCAACCAGCTCGACATCGACGTCCGCGACGGCAGCCTGTTCGACCCGGTTGCGGGGGAGACCTTCGACCTGATCGCGACGAACCCGCCGTTCGTCATCTCCCCGCCCGGCAGCGAGGTGCTGGTCTATCGCGACTCGGGCATGCCCGGCGACAGCGTCGTGCGGCACCTCGTCGAGAACGCCGCGGCTCATCTCAACGAGGGCGGCTGGTGCCAGATCCTCGCCAACTGGGCGCACCGCACCGACACGGCGTGGCAGGACGGGCTCGAGGAGTGGTTCGCCGGTCAGCCGCTCGACGCGTGGGTCGTGCAGCGCGAGCTCGTCGACCCCTCGGAGTACGTCGAGATGTGGCTCGCCGACGCCGGTCTCGCCTCGGCACCCGACTACGTACGCCGCTACGACGCGTGGCTCGACTGGTTCGCCGAGGTCGGCATCGAGGCCGTCGGCTTCGGCTGGCTGAGCATGCGCAAGACGTCGGCGACACCCGTGCACCGCCTCGAGGAGTGGACCGGCGAGGTCGCACCGCCCGTCGGACCGGCCGTCGCAGCATGGGGCCGGCGCACGGACACGCTGCGCGGGCTCGACGACGAGGCGCTGCTCGACCATGCGTACCGGCACGCCCCCGACCTCGTCGAGGAGACCCGCGGGCCGGCGGGCGCCGAGCACCCGGAGTCGATCGTGCTGCGGCTCCAGCAGGGCGTACGCCGTGCGCGCCAGGTCGACACCGTCGAGGCCGGGCTGGTCAGCGCCAGCGAGGGTGACCTGTCGGCCGGCCAGATCCTCGACGCGCTCGCCTCGCTGCTGGACCGCGATGCTGCGGACCTCAGACGTACGTATGCCGGTTCGGTCCGCGAGCTCGTCGCCGACGGCTTCCTCGAGTGA
- a CDS encoding sodium-translocating pyrophosphatase: MANATFVAAVGGDLDFSDKDSYFLYAVVGVGVLALIMAGVFRSQVLKASEGTEKMQEIGQAVQEGAAAYLNRQFKTLAVFALVALVMLFALDAAVLGWDNDWKVKIGRYVALLLGAGFSATIGYLGMWLATRANIRVAAAAQNEGREAAMRIAFRTGGTVGMLTVGLGLVGAGGIVLIYTSDAPVVLEGFGFGAALLAMFMRVGGGIFTKAADVGADLVGKVEQNIPEDDPRNAATIADNVGDNVGDCAGMAADLFESYAVTLVAALILGAVAFGEVGLVFPLVIPAIGALTAVLGVFITRPRVGEGGLTTINRSFYLTALISAAASVGAAFWLLPSKFTDLKGIDTSQIITTLGQANQASEPGFDHNPRLIAIAAVLIGIVLAAVILALTGYFTGTETRPVKDVGKTSLTGAATVILSGLSVGFESAVYTAIVIAGAVFGAFLLGSGSITVALFAVALAGCGLLTTVGVIVAMDTFGPVSDNAQGIAEMSGDVDEEGAQILTELDAVGNTTKAITKGIAIATAVLAATALFGSLSSSISTSIQGAKVGQGEAKDLLLSEFDSLQGKINVGDPSILVGLILGAAVVFLFSGLAINAVGRAAGAVVYEVRRQFREIPGIMEGTGRPEYGKVVDICTRDSLRELATPGILAIFAPIAVGFGLGIGPLGGYLAGAIATGVLMAVFLANSGGAWDNAKKLVEDGNHGGKGSPAHEATIIGDTVGDPFKDTAGPAINPLLKVMNLVALLATPLIIKYSYGEDANDWMRYSIAGVSVVIIAVAVYISKRRPIALDTGIVDEIAPAATPVA; the protein is encoded by the coding sequence ATGGCAAACGCGACATTCGTTGCCGCAGTAGGCGGCGACCTCGACTTCTCCGACAAGGACTCGTACTTCTTGTACGCAGTCGTCGGCGTCGGGGTCCTGGCGCTCATCATGGCGGGCGTGTTCCGCTCCCAGGTGCTCAAGGCGTCTGAAGGCACCGAGAAGATGCAGGAGATCGGTCAGGCCGTCCAGGAGGGCGCTGCCGCCTACCTCAACCGGCAGTTCAAGACCCTCGCCGTCTTCGCCCTGGTCGCCCTCGTGATGCTGTTCGCGCTCGACGCGGCGGTCCTCGGGTGGGACAACGACTGGAAGGTCAAGATCGGCCGCTACGTCGCGCTGCTGCTGGGCGCCGGGTTCTCCGCCACGATCGGCTATCTCGGCATGTGGCTCGCGACGCGCGCCAACATCCGGGTCGCCGCGGCCGCCCAGAACGAGGGCCGCGAAGCTGCCATGCGCATCGCGTTCCGCACCGGCGGCACGGTCGGCATGCTGACGGTCGGTCTCGGTCTGGTCGGTGCCGGTGGCATCGTCCTCATCTACACCAGCGACGCGCCGGTCGTGCTCGAGGGCTTCGGCTTCGGCGCGGCCCTCCTCGCGATGTTCATGCGAGTCGGCGGCGGCATCTTCACCAAGGCCGCTGACGTCGGCGCCGACCTCGTCGGCAAGGTCGAGCAGAACATCCCCGAGGACGACCCGCGCAACGCCGCGACGATCGCGGACAACGTCGGCGACAACGTCGGCGACTGCGCCGGCATGGCCGCCGACCTCTTCGAGTCGTACGCGGTGACGCTCGTCGCCGCCCTGATCCTCGGTGCCGTCGCGTTCGGTGAGGTCGGGCTGGTCTTCCCGCTCGTGATCCCCGCGATCGGCGCCCTGACCGCCGTGCTCGGCGTGTTCATCACCCGCCCGCGGGTCGGTGAGGGTGGGCTCACGACGATCAACCGCTCGTTCTACCTGACGGCACTCATCTCGGCCGCCGCATCCGTCGGCGCCGCCTTCTGGCTGTTGCCGAGCAAGTTCACCGACCTGAAGGGCATCGACACGTCGCAGATCATCACGACGCTGGGTCAGGCCAACCAGGCGTCGGAGCCCGGCTTCGACCACAACCCGCGCTTGATCGCGATCGCGGCGGTGCTGATCGGCATCGTCCTCGCCGCTGTCATCCTGGCCCTGACCGGCTACTTCACCGGCACGGAGACGCGTCCGGTCAAGGACGTCGGCAAGACCTCGCTGACCGGCGCGGCCACCGTGATCCTGTCGGGACTGTCGGTGGGCTTCGAGTCGGCGGTCTACACCGCGATCGTCATCGCGGGTGCAGTGTTCGGTGCGTTCCTCCTGGGCAGCGGCTCGATCACCGTCGCGCTGTTCGCCGTCGCGCTCGCCGGTTGCGGTCTGCTGACGACCGTCGGCGTCATCGTCGCCATGGACACGTTCGGCCCCGTCAGCGACAACGCCCAGGGCATCGCCGAGATGTCGGGCGACGTCGACGAGGAGGGCGCGCAGATCCTCACCGAGCTCGACGCGGTCGGCAACACGACCAAGGCCATCACGAAGGGCATCGCGATCGCCACGGCTGTGCTGGCCGCGACCGCGCTGTTCGGGTCGCTGAGCAGCTCGATCTCCACCTCGATCCAGGGCGCCAAGGTCGGCCAGGGTGAGGCGAAGGATCTGTTGCTCAGCGAGTTCGACTCCCTGCAGGGCAAGATCAACGTGGGCGATCCGAGCATCCTGGTCGGTCTGATCCTCGGTGCCGCGGTCGTGTTCCTGTTCTCTGGGCTCGCGATCAACGCTGTGGGTCGCGCGGCCGGCGCCGTGGTCTACGAGGTCCGCCGCCAGTTCCGCGAGATCCCGGGCATCATGGAGGGCACGGGCCGTCCTGAGTACGGCAAGGTCGTCGACATCTGCACGCGTGACTCGCTGCGCGAGCTGGCGACGCCCGGCATCCTCGCGATCTTCGCGCCGATCGCCGTCGGCTTCGGCCTCGGCATCGGCCCGCTGGGTGGCTACCTCGCCGGCGCGATCGCGACCGGTGTGCTCATGGCGGTGTTCCTCGCCAACTCCGGTGGTGCGTGGGACAACGCCAAGAAGCTCGTCGAGGACGGCAACCACGGCGGCAAGGGATCGCCGGCCCACGAGGCGACGATCATCGGTGACACGGTCGGTGACCCGTTCAAGGACACCGCCGGTCCGGCGATCAACCCGCTGCTCAAGGTGATGAACCTCGTGGCGCTGCTCGCCACGCCGTTGATCATCAAGTACTCGTACGGCGAGGACGCCAACGACTGGATGCGTTACTCGATCGCCGGCGTCTCGGTGGTCATCATCGCGGTCGCGGTCTACATCTCCAAGCGTCGCCCGATCGCACTCGACACGGGCATCGTCGACGAGATCGCTCCGGCGGCCACTCCGGTCGCCTAG
- a CDS encoding maleylpyruvate isomerase family mycothiol-dependent enzyme: MTSASSHGVIDLPGYDLAATVLDSWDAFIELVERADLTARTRLPGWTVREVVVHLGTWVGRSALNQVLQTVGTDAARQPLDADGFNAELVKARAGASDDDVRAALRQSRDDVAALLASGLAQERGRELVASVTGPLPLLTVVHAESYELAIHALDIADAADVDCPEVLLRHGIAALADSTGALAARAGADATIGIIADEAAWSFTSYEAGGWTTTPVTGKPHGPRIAGRAKDLLEAAAGRAEPVRLLATRRLKISHPAGLTTLAPILDEVPGLPGGKGLALAAKSLGGLTSLFRR; the protein is encoded by the coding sequence ATGACGTCAGCCTCCTCTCACGGTGTCATCGACCTGCCCGGGTACGACCTCGCGGCCACGGTGCTCGACAGCTGGGACGCCTTCATCGAGCTCGTCGAACGGGCTGACCTGACGGCACGGACACGCCTGCCCGGCTGGACCGTCCGCGAGGTCGTCGTGCACCTCGGGACGTGGGTCGGGCGCTCGGCGCTGAACCAGGTGCTGCAGACGGTCGGGACCGACGCTGCCCGGCAGCCGCTCGACGCGGACGGCTTCAACGCCGAGCTGGTGAAGGCTCGCGCAGGGGCGAGTGACGACGACGTACGCGCCGCGCTCCGGCAGTCCCGCGATGACGTGGCGGCGTTGCTGGCATCAGGGCTCGCCCAGGAGCGGGGCCGGGAGCTGGTGGCGAGCGTCACCGGTCCGCTGCCGCTGCTGACGGTCGTGCACGCCGAGTCGTACGAGCTGGCGATCCACGCCCTCGACATCGCCGACGCCGCGGACGTGGACTGCCCGGAGGTGCTCCTGCGGCACGGCATCGCGGCCCTGGCCGACTCGACCGGAGCACTCGCGGCGCGCGCCGGAGCCGACGCGACGATCGGGATCATCGCGGACGAGGCGGCGTGGAGCTTCACGTCGTACGAGGCTGGTGGTTGGACCACGACTCCCGTCACCGGCAAGCCACACGGGCCCCGCATCGCGGGCCGCGCCAAGGACCTGCTGGAGGCCGCGGCCGGGCGGGCTGAGCCGGTGCGCCTGCTCGCGACGCGGCGCCTCAAGATCTCGCACCCGGCGGGACTGACGACGCTCGCGCCGATCCTCGACGAGGTGCCGGGACTTCCCGGCGGCAAGGGGCTCGCGCTCGCCGCCAAGAGCCTCGGCGGCCTCACCTCGCTGTTCCGCCGCTAG